Proteins found in one Sorghum bicolor cultivar BTx623 chromosome 1, Sorghum_bicolor_NCBIv3, whole genome shotgun sequence genomic segment:
- the LOC110431797 gene encoding uncharacterized protein LOC110431797, which produces MAEPTLADLLAKTKTMSAEMTAMKADMASMKEKSETSSSGGADGRRPEGPREQEFHPKNRKWDFPHFDGTSDPMLFLNKCEAYFRQHRTMAEEHVRMASYHLDDAAQLWFTQLQDDDGTPSWGNFKDLLNLRFAPPLRSAPMFELAECRRTGTVEEYANRFQALLPRAGRLDEAQRVQLFTGGLLPPLSHAVRIHNPDSLSAAMSLARQVEFMEPERPAPLPPHGPPPPAARAALSAPPPLLALPAPPAPAQQGRAEGNQRRLTPEMAEQRRQGDDGATEAPYFSLHAVAGVAVGAPILLRVTLGAATLVALVDTGSTHNFIGETDAHRTRLTILLRPGLTATVANGEKVACPGVLRQAAISIEGMTFDVDLYVMPLAGYDMVLGTQWMATLGRIAWDVATHTLSFQHEGRPICWFGMACTAAPAVHAATTGESMLEGLLDSFGDVFAAPTGLPPPRGRDHPIVLKPGATPVAVRPYRYPAAHKDELERQCAAMIEQGIIRRSTSTFSSPVLLVVKPDGSWRFCVDYRALNALTVKDAFPIPVVEELLDELQGARFFTKLNLCSGYHQVRMKPEDIHKTAKDCVSHARRSV; this is translated from the exons ATGGCCGAACCCACCCTCGCCGATTTGCTCGCCAAGACGAAGACCATGTCCGCTGAGATGACTGCCATGAAGGCCGACATGGCCTCGATGAAGGAGAAGTCCGAGACGTCGTCGTCTGGtggcgccgatggccgccgtCCGGAGGGGCCGCGCGAGCAGGAGTTCCACCCGAAAAACAGGAAGTGGGATTTTCCCCACTTCGACGGCACGTCCGACCCGATGTTGTTCCTCAACAAGTGTGAGGCCTACTTCCGCCAACACCGAACCATGGCGGAAGAGCACGTGCGCATGGCGTCCTATCATCTGGATGACGCCGCACAGTTGTGGTTCACCCAGCTGCAGGACGATGACGGCACGCCATCGTGGGGTAATTTCAAGGATCTCTTGAATTTGAGGTTCGCCCCTCCCCTTCGCTCCGCCCCGATGTTTGAGCTTGCCGAGTGCCGCCGCACGGGGACCGTGGAGGAGTATGCCAATCGGTTCCAGGCCCTCCTGCCTCGCGCCGGCCGGCTTGACGAGGCGCAGCGGGTCCAGCTCTTCACCGGAGGGCTCCTGCCGCCGCTCAGCCACGCCGTCCGCATCCACAACCCGGACTCCCTCTCCGCCGCCATGAGCCTGGCCCGCCAGGTCGAGTTTATGGAGCCGGAGCGGCCAGCGCCACTTCCACCGCACGGACCACCGCCTCCCGCGGCTCGGGCCGCCCTATCGGCTCCACCGCCTCTCTTGGCACTCCCGGCGCCGCCGGCGCCTGCACAGCAGGGCCGTGCCGAGGGCAACCAGCGCCGCCTCACCCCGGAGATGGCCGAGCAACGCCGACAAG GGGACGATGGGGCGACGGAGGCTCCGTATTTCTCCCTCCATGCCGTGGCAGGCGTGGCCGTGGGCGCCCCCATCCTGCTTCGGGTCACCCTGGGCGCCGCCACGCTCGTCGCCCTGGTGGACACGGGGTCCACACACAACTTCATCGGCGAAACGGACGCGCACCGTACCAGGCTCACCATCCTACTGCGCCCGGGGCTCACTGCCACGGTCGCCAATGGCGAGAAGGTGGCGTGCCCTGGTGTCCTTCGACAGGCGGCTATCTCCATCGAGGGCATGACGTTCGACGTCGACCTTTACGTCATGCCACTCGCCGGATACGACATGGTGCTGGGCACCCAGTGGATGGCAACCCTAGGGCGCATCGCCTGGGATGTCGCCACCCACACCCTGTCCTTCCAACACGAGGGGCGGCCTATCTGTTGGTTCGGCATGGCATGCACGGCGGCGCCCGCAGTACACGCAGCAACCACCGGCGAGTCCATGTTGGAGGGCCTGTTGGATTCGTTCGGGGACGTCTTCGCCGCCCCGACGGGTCTGCCTCCTCCACGCGGCCGTGACCACCCGATCGTCCTTAAGCCCGGCGCGACCCCGGTGGCGGTCCGACCGTACCGATACCCAGCGGCCCACAAAGATGAACTGGAGCGCCAATGTGCGGCCATGATCGAGCAAGGGATCATTCGCCGCAGCACGTCGACGTTCTCCTCGCCGGTCCTCCTCGTGGTGAAACCGGATGGCTCATGGCGGTTCTGCGTCGACTACCGCGCGTTGAACGCGCTCACCGTCAAGGATGCTTTCCCGATTCCTGTGGTGGAGGAGCTCCTAGACGAGCTTCAGGGCGCAAGGTTCTTCACCAAGCTCAATTTGTGTTCGGGCTACCACCAAGTGCGCATGAAGCCGGAGGACATCCACAAGACTGCGAAAGACTGCGTTTCGCACGCACGACGGTCTGTATGA